DNA from Intestinimonas massiliensis (ex Afouda et al. 2020):
TTGATTGAACTGCAAACCGAGGATTACCCCGACAGCGAAATCAAACAGGCACAGGAAAAGCTGAACACTCTGTATGACAGCTTCACAAAGAAGTACGGACTGATTAACAGCCGTGCCAATACTTCCGCTTTTTCCGACGACAGCTCCTATGCTCTGCTCTCTGCTCTTGAGGTCATCAACGAAGATGGCGAACTGGAACGCAAGGCGGATATGTTCTTCAAAAGGACGATTAAACCGCACAAGCCGGTAACGGAGGTTGACACCGCAGACGAGGCTCTCGCTGTCTCTATGGGCGAAAAAGCAGCCATTGATATGGAATATATGATGGAGTTGTCCGGCATAAGCGAGGAGGAATTATTTTCTGACCTAAAGGGTGTAATCTTCTTAAATCCCCTTTATGAGTACGGTAATTCTTATGAGCCGAAGTATCTGATGGCAGACGAATATCTGTCAGGCAATGTTCGTGAGAAGCTGGCAACAGCAAAAAGGTCTGCGACTCTGTATCCCGAAGATTACACCGCCAATGTGCAGGCACTTGAAAAGGTGCAGCCAAAGGATTTGACGGCAAGCGAGATTTCCGTAAGGCTCGGTGCGACTTGGATACCGCCCGAAATATTCCAACAGTTTATGTTTGAGTTTCTCGATACGCCACGCTATGCACAGTGGAATATCAAGGTTCACTACTCTCAGTTTACCGGCGAATGGAACATTGAGGGAAAGAGCTATGACCGTTCCAATGTTAAAGCGTATAGCACATACGGCACTTCCCGTATCAACGCATATAAGATAATTGAGGAAACCCTGAACCTGAAAGATGTCCGTATCTTTGACTATATCGAAGATGACGAGGGCAAAAAGAAAGCCGTTCTCAATAAAAAAGAGACGGCAATCGCACAGGCAAAGCAGGAACTCATAAAGCAGGGCTTTCAGGACTGGATATGGGCTGACCCTACCCGCCGAGAAAAACTCACGAAGATGTATAACGAAAAATTCAACAGCATAAGACCCCGTGAGTACGACGGAAGCCACATTGTTTTTAACGGTATGAACCCGGAAATCGAACTCCGTGAACATCAGAAAAATGCGGTTGCACACATTCTGTACGGCGGCAATACGCTGTTGGCACACGCAGTCGGTGCGGGCAAGACCTTTGAAATGGTGGCGGCTGCTATGGAGTCCAAACGACTCGGACTTTGCAATAAGTCGCTGTTCGTAGTCCCGAATCACTTAACCGAACAATGGGCGGCGGAGTTCTTGCAGCTCTATCCGGCGGCGAATATTCTTGTTGCGACAAAGCGAGATTTTGAGACCAAGAACCGCAAAAAATTCTGCGGTCGAATTGCTACGGGAGATTATGACGCAGTAATCATCGGTCATTCCCAGTTTGAAAAAATACCGATGTCCATTGAAAGACAGAGGGCAATTCTTGAGCAGCAGCTTGAAGAACTGACAGACGGTATTATGGATTTGAAGCGAAACCGTGGAGAAAATTTCTCCATAAAACAGCTTGAAAAGTCTAAAAAGTCCGTGAAACAAAAGCTGGAAAAGCTCAACGACCAAAGCCGCAAGGATGATGTTGTTACCTTTGAAGAACTCGGTGTGGACAGGCTCTTTATCGACGAGAGCCATTATTACAAGAACCTCTATCTTTACACCAAAATGCGTAATGTGGGCGGTATCGCTCAAACGGAAGCACAGAAATCCTCCGACCTGTTTATGAAGTGCCGATACCTTGACGAGCTTACAGGCGGTCGAGGAACGATATTTGCGACCGGTACTCCTATCTCAAACAGTATGGTGGAACTCTATACCATTCAGCGATACTTGCAGTACAACACGCTTGTGAAAAACAACTTGCAACACTTCGACTCGTGGGCAAGTACCTTCGGAGAGACTGTAACAGCCGTTGAGCTTACCCCGGAGGGAACGGGTTACAGAGCGAAAACCCGCTTTGCAAAATTCTATAACCTTCCGGAGCTTATGGCAATGTTTAAGGAGGTTGCCGACATTAAGACGGCGGATATGCTGGAGCTGCCTGTGCCGGAAGCACACTTCCACAATGTTGCGGTCAAGCCGTCGGAAATGCAGAAAGAAATGGTTGCTTCCCTTGCGGAACGAGCCGAGAAAGTCCGTGGCGGCGGTGTGGATTCGAGTGTGGATAATATGCTCAAAATCACAAACGACGGCAGAAAGCTGGCACTTGACCAGCGTATGCTAAACGATATGCTGCCTGATTTTGAGGGCAGTAAAATCAACGCCTGCGTCGATAACATCTACCGTATTTGGGAGGAAACAGCCGATAAAAAATCGGCACAGCTTGTGTTCTGCGACCTCTCAACGCCAAAGAATGACGGCACATTCTCGGTGTATAACGATATCAGAAAAAAGCTCATAGAGCGTGGTGTCCCCGAAAGCGAAGTCCGCTTTATCCACGAAGCAGATACCGATGTGAAGAAAAAAGAACTGTTCCAAAAGACCCGTAAAGGCGAGGTCAGAGTGCTTCTCGGTTCTACGCAGAAGATGGGAGCCGGCACGAATGTTCAGGACAGACTTATCGCACTTCACGATGTCGATTGCCCGTGGAGACCGTCAGACTTGGAGCAGCGTTCCGGTCGAATTATCCGTCAGGGCAACTCAAACCCTGATGTAGATATTTACCGCTATGTAACGGAGCAGACCTTTGACGCATATCTCTATCAGCTTGTAGAGGGAAAGCAAAAATTCGCCAGTCAGATTATGACGAGCAAATCTCCGGTGCGTTCTGCCGAGGATATTGATGAAACCGCCCTGTCCTATGCAGAGATTAAAATGCTTGCCACCGGCAATCCGTATATTAAGGAAAAGATGGATTTGGATATTCAAGTCCAAAAGCTGAAGCTCTTAAAATCCAACTTTCTATCAGAAAAATACGCTTTGGAGGATAAGATAATCAAATATTATCCGCAGAGAATTACAGCTTTGGAAAACCGTATTGAAGGCTTGAAGCAAGATGTAGAAACTGCGAAACAGCACCCGAAACCAACGGACGACCGCTTTGTCGGTATGGAGGTTAAGGGTGTTTTTTATTCCGAAAAAGCCGACGCCGGTAAAGCAATCATTGAAGTCTGTAAGCAGATGAACAGCCCCGACCCTATTCCTCTCGGCAAGTACCGAGGGTTTGAAACGGAGCTGCTTTTTAATACCGCAGAGCGAAATTATGAGGTTCGACTGAAGGGTGCGACAAGCAGAAATGTTCCTCTCGGCGATGACGCACACGGCAATATTATCCGTCTTGATAACGGAATTGAGAGATTTGCCGAGAGCTTATCGCTTGCGGAAAATGACCTTGAGAACACCAAAAATCAGTTGGAAACCGCAAAGAAAGAAGTCCAAAAACCATTTATCCAAGAGGAAGAATTGAAAACAAAGCTTGCCCGACTGGACGAGCTGAATATCTTGCTCAATATGGATAAGCGAGAAAACGAAATTGTCGGCGGCGAACCCGATGAGGGCGAAGTGCCGAAGACACGAAAGGAGAAAACCTATGAACGATAAAATGACACCCGATAAGGAAAGAGAAAACTGCCCTTGCAGGAAATCAATCATCAACCCTTTTGACGCAATGATGATGGTTGTGGTCAGGAGACTTGATAAAGCATATCTCGAATTGAAAAGAAGCAAACCACCCGCAAAGGAAGCAGAATTTGCTCTTAGAAATGCAAAGCTTTCTTTCTACGGAGAGTTGGTTCGACAGAGCATTGAAACGGTGTTTTCGCCGGAAGAAATCATTGCTTTGTATGAAAACGACGACCTTGCGGGAGGTGCTTGGACTGTTTGGAATGACATCGGCTGCCCTGTTGACAAGATACTTATCATCATTGCAAAGCTCAGTATCAACGAACCGATACAGAAAGCTGTTGCCGATTTGCTGATGTAGAACGGCGGTGATACCTATGCCGTATATAGCACCGGAAGTCATAACAGAAGCCAAGCGAATGGACTTATTAACCTATCTCAGAGAGTATGAACCGGGCGAGCTTGTCAAGTTTTCAAGCAACACCTACACCACAAGAACCCACGACAGCTTGAAGATTTCCAACGGAAAATGGATGTGGTGGTCGAGAGGTATCGGGGGCAAATCCGCCCTCGATTATCTTATCAAAGTCCGTGGAATGGATTTTGTGCAGGCGGTTCAGACCATTATGGGAAACGGTTCAGTCAGCTTTCCGACTTGCAAAAATATCAAAAGCTATGAGGAACAGCCTTTGCTTCTGCCCCAAAAAAGCCCCACTACCGAGGTGGTATTTGATTACCTTTTCGGGCGTGGGATTGATTATGAAATCATCAACCACTGTTTGGAACAGGAGCTAATCATTGAGTCGCTCCCATATCACAATGCTGTTTTTATCGGCTATGACGAGAACAAAGAACCTAAATACGCCGCTTACAGAGCAACAAACCAATCAAGGATTATGGGCGACTGCACCGGCAGTAAAAAGCAATATTCTTTCCGCCTGACTGCCGAAAACACCGGAGAGGTTCATCTTTTTGAGTGTGCCATTGACCTGCTTTCCTATGCAACTTTGATGAAGCTGGAGGGCAAAGACTGGCGACAGTTTAACCTTGTTTCTCTTGCGGGAGTGTATTCCCCAAAGCAGAAAATTGAGGACTCGAAAGTGCCTGTTACACTCGGCAGGCTGCTTGAAAAGGACAAAACAATCAGGCGAATTGTTCTTCATTTGGACAATGATATTGCCGGAAGAAAAGCTACCAAAGCGTTGCAGACTATTCTCTCAGATAAGTATGAAGTCGTTGACGACCCTCCCCAATACGGGAAAGATGTCAACGATTTTCTTTGTAAACGCTTAGGGATAAAGGATAAAACCGAAAGGAGTTTTGCACGATGAAACTAAAAGAAATCAGAGAAATGTACCCGGAGGGTACGCAGATTGTACTCACTGAAATGGCTGGCGAAAGTCAAATGCCCTATGGGCTAAAAGGAACAGTTAAGTTCGTTGACGACGCCGGACAGATTCATATGAGTTGGGAAAACGGCAGCTCTCTTGCTTTGAATATTCACGAGGATACCTTTGAAAAGGTCGAAGCACCGGAGAAGATTTCCGTCATTCTTGTTGAGCCGGGCAGGTATCCGAAACTTATTGAAATCGAGGATACCCTTGAAGCAATGCAGTCTCTTGTGGAGGGAGATATTGAAGAATATATGCCCTTTGAGGACGAGGTTGCCATCATCTGCAACGAGGAAGGAAAGATGAACGGTATGCCTCTGAACAGGGCTGTTTATTCCGAGCCTGAAAATGTTGAGATGAGTTATCCGCAGTTGAAAGCTCATTTCCGGCAGGCAGAAAAAGAAAGAAACCACACGACCGGATATATTGTTTTTACGGATGACAGCTTTGACAAGCCTTACACAGAAGAACAAAGAACCTATGTTGTCAGCAGTAACAATAAGGCTTTCATTGAGGGTATGGGCGGATATTCTATCTATGCTTCTTCCCTTGACGGCTCGGATAAATGTGTGCGACTGGAAGCGTATATGGCTGATGAACACGGCGGCAAGGACGGTTGGAAGATTGAAAAATGTTATGTGAAAGACGACAGCAACCGTGAAATGCTCGACATTATTGCCGGCAAGTTTTTCATTGCATACGCACCGATTGAGTCGGAAAAGTTTCTCAGTATGCCGAAAGAACTGGCTCGTAAGTACGAGGAAAAGTTCAAATACCCGGAGAGATTTTACAAGTCTT
Protein-coding regions in this window:
- a CDS encoding DUF3991 and TOPRIM domain-containing protein; the protein is MPYIAPEVITEAKRMDLLTYLREYEPGELVKFSSNTYTTRTHDSLKISNGKWMWWSRGIGGKSALDYLIKVRGMDFVQAVQTIMGNGSVSFPTCKNIKSYEEQPLLLPQKSPTTEVVFDYLFGRGIDYEIINHCLEQELIIESLPYHNAVFIGYDENKEPKYAAYRATNQSRIMGDCTGSKKQYSFRLTAENTGEVHLFECAIDLLSYATLMKLEGKDWRQFNLVSLAGVYSPKQKIEDSKVPVTLGRLLEKDKTIRRIVLHLDNDIAGRKATKALQTILSDKYEVVDDPPQYGKDVNDFLCKRLGIKDKTERSFAR
- a CDS encoding DUF3846 domain-containing protein, which produces MKLKEIREMYPEGTQIVLTEMAGESQMPYGLKGTVKFVDDAGQIHMSWENGSSLALNIHEDTFEKVEAPEKISVILVEPGRYPKLIEIEDTLEAMQSLVEGDIEEYMPFEDEVAIICNEEGKMNGMPLNRAVYSEPENVEMSYPQLKAHFRQAEKERNHTTGYIVFTDDSFDKPYTEEQRTYVVSSNNKAFIEGMGGYSIYASSLDGSDKCVRLEAYMADEHGGKDGWKIEKCYVKDDSNREMLDIIAGKFFIAYAPIESEKFLSMPKELARKYEEKFKYPERFYKSLDGIEAKPYKPVSKDMER